The proteins below are encoded in one region of Polynucleobacter sp. AP-Nino-20-G2:
- a CDS encoding MAPEG family protein, which produces MNQYLYTSFITLLTVLLMFGLTFNVGRARGKYQVKAPAVSGHELFERAYRIQLNTIENILMFLPALWLYAIFIGDKGAGDSGVIWLIARIWYAIAYQLNPAKRGPGFLISILVVAGLWTGAAYGIFIQLMKV; this is translated from the coding sequence ATGAATCAGTATCTCTACACCTCCTTTATAACCCTCCTTACCGTTTTGCTAATGTTTGGGCTTACTTTTAATGTGGGTAGGGCCAGAGGCAAATATCAAGTAAAGGCCCCGGCGGTTTCTGGGCATGAGCTTTTTGAGCGTGCCTATCGCATCCAGCTCAACACGATTGAAAACATTCTCATGTTTTTGCCTGCTTTATGGCTTTACGCCATTTTTATTGGAGATAAAGGAGCGGGGGATTCCGGTGTTATTTGGCTCATTGCCCGAATCTGGTATGCCATAGCCTATCAACTTAATCCTGCTAAACGCGGCCCTGGCTTCTTAATCTCTATCCTGGTTGTGGCTGGATTATGGACTGGGGCTGCTTATGGAATATTTATTCAGCTAATGAAGGTCTGA
- a CDS encoding NAD(P)/FAD-dependent oxidoreductase → MNKDQRKTISVAIIGAGIAGLSCATRLKALGFTVQIYEKSRGVSGRMSTRKADDWSADHGAQYFTARDSLFIEEVNQWVDTDAAAIWNPRLRVYEAKQWRESVSSEHRYVGTPAMNSIGKHLARNLPIEFNQTIDRIAYNNSKWLLHSLEAGDIEQQFDWLVIALPAPQAQALAKSSDKSIEEIAADANMLGCWTVIANFAEKSDVPFDAAFINDEIISWISRNNSKPNRTGMETWTIHANPQWSQEWIELEKDEAAKRILNCAKTLGLDCDQAIITIHRWRYASGHINCIPGFRFREDLKIGFCGDWLHGGRVEGAWLSGHKLASQIANS, encoded by the coding sequence ATGAATAAGGATCAACGAAAAACAATCTCTGTTGCGATCATTGGTGCCGGCATAGCGGGACTTAGCTGTGCTACTCGGCTTAAAGCACTGGGATTTACAGTACAGATCTACGAAAAGAGTCGCGGTGTCAGTGGCCGCATGAGCACTCGTAAGGCGGATGATTGGTCAGCTGACCACGGAGCCCAGTACTTCACTGCTAGGGACTCCTTATTTATTGAAGAGGTCAATCAATGGGTTGATACCGATGCGGCTGCTATCTGGAATCCACGCTTAAGAGTGTATGAAGCCAAACAATGGCGAGAGAGCGTCTCCAGTGAACATCGTTATGTCGGCACTCCCGCCATGAATTCAATTGGTAAACATTTAGCCAGGAATTTGCCAATTGAATTTAATCAAACCATTGATCGCATTGCTTATAACAATAGTAAGTGGCTATTACACAGTCTAGAAGCCGGCGACATTGAACAACAATTTGACTGGCTTGTGATAGCACTTCCTGCACCTCAAGCCCAAGCTCTTGCTAAGTCGTCGGACAAGTCAATTGAAGAAATTGCCGCTGATGCCAATATGCTGGGCTGTTGGACTGTTATAGCAAACTTTGCAGAAAAATCGGATGTTCCATTTGACGCTGCTTTTATTAACGATGAGATTATTAGCTGGATTTCTCGAAACAATTCAAAGCCAAATCGAACTGGTATGGAGACTTGGACTATTCATGCTAATCCTCAATGGAGTCAAGAATGGATCGAGCTAGAAAAAGATGAGGCAGCCAAGCGTATCCTCAATTGTGCAAAGACGCTTGGTCTCGATTGTGATCAAGCCATCATTACGATTCATCGCTGGCGTTATGCAAGCGGGCATATTAATTGCATTCCAGGCTTTAGATTTCGAGAGGATTTAAAGATAGGGTTTTGTGGCGATTGGCTTCATGGCGGTAGAGTTGAAGGCGCTTGGCTCAGCGGTCACAAGTTAGCATCGCAGATTGCAAATAGTTAA
- a CDS encoding exonuclease domain-containing protein, with protein MDAQEFAYPDLAFVDIETTGSHFDRDRITEIGIKTLAGNEVYVWEQLLNPQTYIPQNIQRLTGISQQMVENQPSFEQIARDLKQELEGKIFVAHNARFDYGFIKASFKRIGIDFKPKVLCTVKLSRLLFPNQDRHNLDTIINAHGLEVSARHRALGDADLLLQFWRICEKKFGKEKLNEVINQLVGNPSLPPNIDKELIDSIPDAPGCYIFYGENRVPLYIGKSISLRSRVMGHFQGALTQRKEMKLSLQVRDIDWIETSGELGALILESRLIKERMPSMNIKLRRSKDLCGWSLVEDGAGVLTPTLVTHHQLAPGLQDNLYGLFYSKREAHSYLKAIAKKHRLCEALLGLEKRVEGKACFGYQVKQCGGACLNITPIALHNLQLKTVLELFKVQVWPYSGPIAIQEGGEMIVIDKWCYLGTAINQDELYELTQSGEAEFDLDIYKIVKKALIGPYKKQVMPISIQ; from the coding sequence GTGGATGCACAAGAGTTCGCTTACCCTGATTTAGCCTTTGTAGATATTGAAACCACTGGGTCGCATTTTGATCGTGATCGTATTACAGAAATTGGCATCAAAACTTTAGCCGGCAATGAGGTCTACGTATGGGAGCAGTTACTTAACCCCCAAACTTATATTCCACAAAATATCCAAAGGCTTACTGGCATATCTCAGCAGATGGTTGAGAATCAGCCAAGCTTTGAGCAAATCGCAAGAGATTTAAAGCAAGAGCTTGAAGGAAAGATATTTGTTGCTCATAACGCTCGATTTGACTACGGGTTTATCAAGGCCTCTTTTAAGCGAATTGGCATAGACTTTAAGCCTAAAGTATTGTGTACGGTGAAGCTCTCAAGGCTACTCTTTCCCAATCAAGATCGCCATAATCTTGATACCATCATTAATGCTCATGGTCTTGAGGTTAGCGCCCGACATCGAGCGCTGGGTGACGCAGATTTATTACTTCAGTTTTGGCGCATCTGTGAGAAAAAGTTTGGGAAAGAAAAGCTGAATGAGGTGATTAATCAGCTGGTTGGCAACCCTAGCTTGCCGCCCAATATTGATAAGGAATTAATAGACTCAATTCCCGATGCTCCTGGCTGTTACATCTTTTATGGAGAGAATAGAGTTCCTTTGTACATTGGTAAGAGCATCTCATTGCGCAGTAGGGTGATGGGCCACTTTCAGGGTGCGCTAACGCAACGTAAAGAAATGAAACTCTCCTTGCAAGTTCGAGATATTGATTGGATAGAAACTAGCGGCGAGCTTGGCGCTCTCATTCTGGAATCAAGGTTGATTAAAGAGCGTATGCCCAGCATGAACATTAAGCTACGGAGATCTAAAGATCTTTGTGGGTGGAGCCTAGTTGAAGATGGTGCTGGAGTGCTTACGCCTACGCTAGTGACCCATCATCAGCTCGCCCCTGGCTTGCAAGATAATTTATATGGCTTGTTCTATAGCAAACGAGAGGCGCACTCTTATTTGAAGGCTATAGCCAAGAAGCATCGACTTTGTGAGGCGCTGCTTGGTTTAGAGAAGCGGGTTGAGGGTAAGGCTTGTTTTGGGTATCAAGTAAAACAATGCGGCGGCGCGTGTCTTAATATCACCCCGATTGCTTTACACAATCTGCAATTAAAAACAGTACTAGAGCTATTTAAAGTTCAGGTGTGGCCATACTCCGGGCCTATCGCAATTCAGGAGGGCGGCGAGATGATCGTTATCGATAAATGGTGCTATCTCGGTACCGCCATCAATCAAGATGAGCTTTATGAGCTGACTCAATCCGGAGAGGCTGAGTTTGACCTCGATATTTATAAGATAGTCAAAAAAGCCTTGATCGGACCCTATAAAAAACAAGTGATGCCCATCAGTATCCAGTAG
- a CDS encoding superoxide dismutase family protein, whose translation MKLIQKQMLLAASTAGLLSLVACQSMEQGAGQKASASLDSRSGSQAKGEVTFVWQGHDVLINGKFSGLKPNSEQGFHVHEKGDCSAPDATSAGGHFNPETKMHGMPDSGMNHAGDLPNIKSDASGNAIYTAKLHGFSVNTGPTGIVGRSVVVHRDPDDYKSQPAGNSGPRIACGLIK comes from the coding sequence ATGAAGCTAATTCAAAAACAGATGCTCCTTGCAGCCTCGACCGCGGGATTGCTGTCCTTGGTTGCCTGTCAATCTATGGAGCAGGGTGCTGGGCAGAAGGCAAGTGCTAGCTTGGATTCTAGGTCGGGGTCCCAGGCTAAAGGCGAAGTTACCTTTGTTTGGCAAGGTCATGACGTATTAATCAATGGCAAATTTTCTGGCTTAAAGCCTAATTCTGAGCAAGGTTTTCATGTTCATGAAAAGGGAGACTGCTCTGCGCCTGATGCAACGAGTGCAGGCGGACACTTTAATCCTGAAACTAAGATGCATGGAATGCCTGATAGTGGCATGAATCATGCAGGCGATTTACCGAATATCAAATCTGATGCTAGTGGTAACGCAATCTATACGGCAAAATTGCACGGCTTTTCTGTTAATACTGGGCCAACAGGAATTGTGGGTCGATCGGTAGTGGTTCACAGAGATCCGGATGACTATAAGAGTCAGCCTGCTGGTAACTCTGGCCCTCGTATTGCCTGCGGCTTGATTAAGTAA
- a CDS encoding dihydroneopterin aldolase, giving the protein MNMMNTNARIELKDLKLQTQIGTYGPGAIIPKQHLLDLTLWIDSKLVLISEDVMKNVFDYDPLVTEINRLAGDGHYETQERLMTRIVQACAKYSEIISLEIGLRKLPVSAGSGSLGVRLMVDEKTMQRLRTSKLSA; this is encoded by the coding sequence ATGAATATGATGAACACAAATGCACGTATTGAATTAAAAGATCTCAAGCTCCAGACGCAAATAGGAACTTATGGACCAGGAGCCATTATTCCCAAGCAGCATCTTTTAGATTTGACTCTATGGATTGACTCAAAATTAGTCTTGATCTCCGAAGATGTCATGAAGAATGTATTTGACTATGACCCATTAGTTACTGAAATTAATAGGCTTGCGGGCGATGGTCATTATGAGACCCAAGAAAGATTGATGACTCGTATAGTTCAAGCTTGCGCAAAATATTCCGAAATCATTTCTCTTGAAATTGGCCTGAGGAAATTGCCGGTCAGCGCAGGCTCTGGTTCACTTGGTGTGCGTCTCATGGTAGACGAAAAGACTATGCAGAGACTAAGAACCTCAAAACTCTCAGCGTAA
- a CDS encoding histidine phosphatase family protein: MNSQLLLNWGIKALETMKLKKLITLLLVGPLLAFCTLSARANLANELNDGQHVLLMRHADAPGYGDPPGYQLDKCATQRNLGEKGKKQAVAIGQWLSSQGISSAKVFSSPWCRCLDTARPLNKGPVTITPVLGSFFDDMSLEKQQTQDLEKLIQTQLKENPKAPLILVTHHVNIQAYTGKVVNVGDMVLVKTDKKGKYLSHQIYPSPSY, from the coding sequence ATGAATTCACAACTTTTACTAAACTGGGGCATCAAAGCGCTCGAAACTATGAAATTGAAAAAATTAATCACCCTTTTGTTGGTAGGCCCTTTACTTGCCTTTTGCACCTTATCGGCAAGGGCGAACCTTGCAAATGAATTGAATGATGGGCAGCATGTCCTGCTGATGCGGCATGCCGACGCACCAGGTTACGGAGATCCCCCGGGCTATCAATTGGATAAATGCGCGACCCAGAGAAATCTAGGGGAGAAAGGTAAAAAACAGGCAGTAGCCATAGGTCAATGGTTAAGCAGCCAAGGAATTAGCTCTGCAAAAGTATTTAGCAGTCCCTGGTGTCGCTGCCTCGATACAGCAAGGCCATTGAACAAAGGACCCGTCACAATTACACCGGTACTTGGCTCTTTTTTTGACGATATGAGCCTCGAAAAACAACAAACCCAAGATTTAGAAAAGTTGATTCAAACTCAACTTAAAGAAAATCCTAAAGCGCCACTCATTCTAGTGACACACCATGTCAACATACAAGCTTATACAGGTAAGGTGGTGAATGTTGGTGACATGGTCCTAGTCAAGACCGACAAGAAAGGCAAATACCTTTCTCATCAAATCTACCCAAGTCCAAGCTATTAA
- a CDS encoding LON peptidase substrate-binding domain-containing protein produces the protein MTYSTSSLRKIPLFPLGTVLFPDGVIALKIFEARYLDMIKQCLREKTEFGVVSIIKNQNTNEEDISLSFSNIGTLAQIEDFDPIQPALYMTKSFGTQRFKLVSSKQETSGLWMGEVELLENDPFTPIPQEHQKVAELLDDIISVIQSEDLLAEAPFKKPFKVNDCGWVSNRLAELLPISLAHKNHLLAQTNPRIRLDLITEIIEDDDLRNLKMH, from the coding sequence ATGACCTATTCCACCTCCTCCTTGCGCAAAATTCCTTTATTTCCACTGGGTACCGTACTTTTTCCTGATGGCGTGATTGCTCTGAAGATTTTTGAGGCGCGTTATCTCGATATGATTAAGCAATGCTTGCGAGAAAAGACTGAGTTTGGCGTGGTAAGCATCATCAAAAACCAAAATACCAATGAAGAGGACATATCTCTATCCTTTTCAAATATTGGCACCCTGGCACAAATTGAGGACTTTGACCCTATCCAGCCCGCTCTTTATATGACCAAGTCATTTGGAACGCAGCGCTTTAAGTTGGTGAGTAGCAAACAAGAGACCAGCGGACTTTGGATGGGTGAAGTCGAGCTTTTAGAAAATGATCCCTTTACCCCAATTCCCCAAGAGCATCAAAAAGTTGCCGAGCTATTAGACGACATTATCTCTGTCATTCAAAGCGAAGATCTCTTGGCTGAGGCGCCTTTTAAGAAACCATTTAAGGTAAATGATTGTGGCTGGGTCTCCAACCGCCTTGCCGAGCTTTTACCAATCTCATTAGCTCACAAGAATCACTTGCTAGCACAGACCAATCCCAGGATTAGACTTGATCTTATTACTGAAATTATTGAAGATGATGATTTAAGAAATCTCAAGATGCATTAG
- a CDS encoding DUF2244 domain-containing protein, with protein MGAKRWQMRRNCALTPKQLLRFYIALVCLSLIVATGFFLAGVWMIPIFTTLELMAVTIGFLIYCRHALDSETIEIEGKRLLVKKFIGYKETLYEFNTQWAKIEAPTEGSKIFHISQSKLRVELGQFIRYEQQLALIAQVRAHLG; from the coding sequence ATGGGTGCGAAACGTTGGCAAATGCGCAGAAACTGCGCTCTGACGCCTAAGCAGCTTCTCCGGTTTTATATTGCCTTAGTTTGCCTCTCTTTAATTGTGGCAACGGGCTTCTTTTTGGCTGGGGTGTGGATGATCCCCATTTTTACGACCTTAGAGTTAATGGCAGTAACGATTGGTTTTTTAATCTACTGTAGGCATGCCTTAGATTCTGAAACGATCGAAATCGAAGGTAAGCGTCTTCTGGTTAAAAAATTTATTGGCTACAAAGAAACGCTTTATGAATTTAATACTCAGTGGGCAAAAATTGAGGCGCCGACTGAGGGCTCAAAAATATTCCATATCAGCCAATCCAAATTAAGGGTTGAGCTAGGTCAGTTTATAAGGTACGAGCAGCAGCTTGCCTTGATTGCGCAAGTTCGGGCCCACCTAGGATGA
- a CDS encoding Rrf2 family transcriptional regulator: protein MEISKAVKLALNTLVDIASHSINGQVVPVPDIAQRLHMSTSRIELLLRPLRESGLVIGIKGRTGGYQLLQDPRIITIKDIVLAMNSIKKRKVEVSDIAKELYQSLEAYMLNCISNVTLASTITDYIPRFSDVQKAPERKSYFPLEPEVKAKQEKRPKGEFQKVVKTSFKKVEDIPRGPNSIFSFADYLNKDSLAS, encoded by the coding sequence ATGGAAATTAGCAAAGCAGTCAAATTAGCCCTCAACACTCTAGTTGATATTGCTAGCCACTCTATTAATGGTCAAGTAGTTCCCGTTCCAGATATAGCTCAAAGACTGCATATGTCGACTAGCCGCATTGAGTTATTGCTGCGACCCCTTCGAGAATCCGGACTTGTTATTGGGATTAAAGGACGAACTGGTGGTTATCAACTTTTACAGGATCCCCGCATCATTACGATCAAAGATATCGTTTTGGCGATGAATAGCATTAAAAAGCGCAAAGTCGAAGTATCTGATATAGCAAAAGAGCTTTACCAGTCGCTAGAGGCTTATATGTTGAATTGCATCTCGAACGTCACCTTAGCCTCCACTATTACGGACTATATTCCCCGCTTTAGTGATGTGCAAAAAGCACCCGAAAGAAAGTCATATTTTCCATTAGAGCCTGAGGTGAAGGCTAAACAAGAAAAAAGACCCAAGGGGGAGTTCCAAAAAGTAGTGAAGACTTCATTTAAAAAGGTGGAGGATATTCCTCGGGGGCCAAACTCAATTTTTAGCTTTGCCGACTATCTCAATAAAGACTCGCTAGCTAGTTGA
- a CDS encoding oxygenase MpaB family protein — MLDELIRKTIREMVGGSGPPVAFLTPKGDPGLFGPESVAWKIHADFISMMIGGISSLILQSLHPQALAGVWDHSTFREDLKGRLGRTAFFIAATTYGPTEMANNVITKVNHIHTKITGLDEFGKPYSATDPHLLAWVHLTETRSFMSAFEDYRKETINPRDKDQYFLEMKSLGERMGAKDLPNTYANTESAIKAYIPELYFGERAKSIIDLLENFPSNLTAKPFIKLISRAGFLNLPGWVYPLIGRATPSYLERLAIRKSIDLIAFPVREALKDGVAAHSLRRVYG; from the coding sequence ATGCTAGATGAGCTCATTCGCAAAACCATTCGAGAAATGGTGGGCGGCAGCGGACCCCCAGTAGCATTTCTCACGCCAAAAGGTGATCCAGGATTATTTGGCCCCGAGTCAGTGGCCTGGAAAATCCATGCTGACTTTATTTCCATGATGATTGGCGGTATTAGCTCGTTGATTTTGCAATCACTTCACCCGCAAGCCCTTGCTGGAGTTTGGGATCACTCTACGTTCAGAGAAGATCTAAAGGGGCGCCTTGGCAGAACCGCATTTTTTATCGCGGCAACAACCTACGGCCCAACTGAAATGGCAAACAATGTGATCACAAAGGTCAATCATATTCATACCAAAATTACCGGCTTAGATGAGTTTGGTAAACCCTATTCAGCAACCGATCCTCATTTACTTGCTTGGGTACATCTTACAGAGACCCGAAGCTTTATGAGCGCTTTTGAGGATTATCGTAAAGAGACTATTAATCCAAGGGATAAAGATCAATATTTTTTAGAAATGAAATCCTTGGGTGAAAGAATGGGTGCCAAAGACCTCCCCAACACTTACGCCAATACCGAGAGCGCCATTAAAGCCTATATTCCGGAGCTTTATTTTGGTGAGCGTGCTAAGAGCATTATTGATTTGCTTGAGAATTTTCCCAGCAATTTAACTGCTAAGCCCTTTATTAAACTCATTAGCCGCGCAGGCTTTCTGAATCTTCCGGGCTGGGTGTATCCCTTGATTGGAAGAGCTACCCCAAGTTATTTAGAGCGCTTAGCAATTAGAAAGAGCATTGATTTGATTGCCTTTCCTGTTCGCGAGGCCCTTAAAGATGGGGTGGCAGCCCACTCACTTCGCAGAGTCTACGGATAA
- a CDS encoding alpha-ketoglutarate-dependent dioxygenase AlkB yields MNQGLLFTTKPTQSRLNLLPKDGVAIYRPGFISATECAKLMEELQQSLQWEADRLMMFGKLVITRRKVAWVGDPACTYTYSGVKKQPQAWTSELLAIKRQLENIAHSEFNSCLLNFYHDGADGMGWHSDDENELDAQSPIASLSLGATRKFAFRHKQDKSTTSLLLENGSALIMHAPTQQFWQHTLLKTKTIHTPRINLTFRKINVSNE; encoded by the coding sequence ATGAATCAAGGCCTCCTGTTTACCACCAAACCAACCCAAAGTAGGTTAAATCTATTGCCCAAAGATGGGGTCGCCATTTACCGGCCAGGATTTATAAGTGCTACTGAATGCGCCAAGCTTATGGAAGAGTTGCAACAGTCACTGCAATGGGAGGCTGATCGACTAATGATGTTTGGCAAGTTAGTCATCACTCGTCGCAAAGTAGCTTGGGTTGGCGACCCCGCTTGCACTTATACCTACTCGGGAGTAAAAAAACAGCCTCAAGCATGGACCTCAGAACTATTGGCCATTAAACGTCAACTAGAGAATATTGCCCACTCTGAATTTAACTCTTGTCTACTCAATTTCTACCATGATGGTGCAGATGGAATGGGCTGGCATAGCGATGATGAAAATGAGCTAGACGCCCAATCCCCTATTGCCTCACTAAGTCTTGGTGCCACCCGTAAATTCGCCTTTAGACACAAGCAAGATAAATCAACCACTTCCCTGCTTCTGGAAAATGGTAGCGCCCTCATTATGCACGCCCCCACTCAGCAATTTTGGCAGCATACGCTCCTGAAGACAAAAACTATACATACACCTCGCATCAACCTAACCTTCAGAAAAATCAATGTTAGCAATGAATAA